A stretch of Flexivirga aerilata DNA encodes these proteins:
- a CDS encoding SAM-dependent methyltransferase — protein MTTHAHDEPLSPAEHRAYWEDRYSGERMWSGKPNGPLVAALTKRPAAGETALDLGCGTGGDAIWLAQQGLRVTGVDIADAALRQAAEAASSAGVADRIEWARADLDDWEPGRTWDLVLASFLHSPAVSDRDPLLERVMEWVAPGGELIVLSHLRAPEWRDQHDMHLPSLREIEAFLDRPGWAVESAEETITDLPSPEGEPGTRVDTLVRVRRAAG, from the coding sequence ATGACGACACACGCGCACGACGAGCCGCTCTCGCCCGCCGAACACCGCGCCTACTGGGAGGACCGCTACTCCGGCGAGCGGATGTGGAGCGGCAAGCCGAACGGTCCGCTGGTCGCGGCGCTCACGAAGCGGCCGGCGGCCGGGGAGACAGCGCTCGACCTCGGCTGCGGCACCGGTGGCGACGCGATCTGGCTTGCGCAGCAGGGCCTGCGGGTGACCGGCGTCGACATCGCCGACGCGGCATTGCGGCAGGCGGCGGAGGCGGCCTCGTCGGCCGGTGTGGCCGACCGCATCGAATGGGCGCGCGCCGACCTCGACGACTGGGAGCCCGGTCGCACCTGGGACCTGGTGCTCGCGAGTTTCCTGCATTCACCGGCGGTTTCGGACCGTGATCCGTTGCTCGAACGGGTGATGGAGTGGGTTGCGCCGGGCGGTGAGTTGATCGTGCTCAGTCACCTGCGCGCGCCCGAGTGGCGCGACCAGCACGACATGCATCTGCCGTCCCTGCGGGAGATCGAGGCATTCCTCGACCGGCCCGGGTGGGCGGTCGAGAGCGCCGAGGAGACCATCACCGACCTGCCGTCGCCCGAGGGGGAGCCCGGCACCCGCGTCGACACGCTCGTGCGGGTGCGTCGCGCGGCCGGCTGA
- a CDS encoding LLM class F420-dependent oxidoreductase, with the protein MTDRPVRIGVQIQPQHASYDKIRDAVRRAEDIGVDVAFNWDHFYPLTGDPDGLHFECWTMLAAWAEQTSRIEIGALVTCNSYRNPDLLADMARTVDNIADGRLILGIGSGWFEKDYDNYGYEFGTAGGRLDDLAEALPRIESRLAALNPAPVRPIPVLIGGGGEKKTLRLVAQYANIWHTFADVEVLHHKLEVLRGHCDAIGRPVDEIEVSVGVGGRGRDGNPPPAPSDEGPQLHEAGARLFTIGVSGPDYDLSTVEQWIAWRDEVNG; encoded by the coding sequence ATGACTGATCGTCCTGTTCGCATCGGAGTCCAGATCCAGCCGCAGCACGCGTCATACGACAAGATCCGTGACGCGGTGCGCCGCGCCGAGGACATCGGTGTCGACGTCGCCTTCAACTGGGATCACTTCTACCCGCTGACCGGGGACCCGGACGGCCTGCACTTCGAGTGCTGGACGATGCTCGCCGCGTGGGCCGAGCAGACCTCCCGCATCGAGATCGGCGCCCTCGTCACCTGCAACAGCTATCGCAACCCCGACCTGCTCGCCGACATGGCGCGCACCGTCGACAACATCGCCGACGGGCGGCTGATCCTCGGGATCGGCTCCGGTTGGTTCGAAAAGGACTATGACAACTACGGATACGAGTTCGGCACGGCCGGCGGCCGGCTCGACGACCTCGCCGAGGCGCTGCCGCGCATCGAGTCGCGCCTCGCCGCGCTCAACCCGGCGCCGGTGCGTCCGATCCCGGTGCTGATCGGCGGCGGCGGTGAGAAGAAGACGCTGCGCCTCGTCGCGCAGTACGCGAACATCTGGCACACCTTCGCCGACGTCGAGGTGCTGCACCACAAGCTCGAGGTGTTGCGTGGCCACTGCGACGCGATCGGCCGGCCGGTCGACGAGATCGAGGTGTCGGTCGGCGTCGGCGGTCGCGGCCGCGACGGCAATCCGCCGCCCGCACCGAGCGACGAGGGACCGCAGCTGCACGAGGCGGGCGCGCGGCTCTTCACGATCGGCGTGAGCGGCCCCGACTACGACCTGTCCACCGTCGAGCAGTGGATCGCCTGGCGCGACGAGGTCAACGGCTGA